The genome window GGGCTTCTCCGTGGGCCACGGCGAGGTGAACTTTCCGGTCGTCCTCGGCGCTCCTGCGCGGCTCGACGCGGGCGCCGGCACGCTCACGCCCGTGGAGGCCTGAATGCCGCGCGCGCCCCAGATCCGGCTGGATCCGATCAGATCCACGAGGAGCGCCGCGTGACCGACGAGCTCGCCCTGCGCCGCGGGCCGTGGCTTCCGTCGATCCACCAGGCCCTCAACCAGGGCGTGGCGGGAGGGGCGTTCCCCGGCGGCGCGTGCGCCATCTACCTGCGCGGCGAGAAGCTCCACCTCTCTGCTGCGGGCGATGCGCAGCTCGTCCCTGCGCCCGTCGCGGCGACGACCGACACGCTCTACGACCTCGCCTCGCTCACCAAGGTGCTCGCCACCACCACCCTGACCGCCGTCCTCGCCGGTGAGGGCAAGCTCCAGCTCGACGAGCTGGTGCGCAAGCAGCTCCCTGCGTTCGCGCGCGGCGGCAAGGCGCGCATCACCGTGCGCGACCTGCTCGCGCACCGCTCCGGACTGCCCGCGTGGAAGCCGTACTTCAAGCTCGCCCAGGACGACGCGGGGGCGGCGCCGCTCTTCGCCGGTTCGCGCTCGCCGAACGCCGTCCAGCGCGCGCGCACGCTCGTCTCCACCGCCGCGCTCGAGGAGCTCCCCGAGCGCGAGCCGGGACAGGCCGCGATTTACAGCGACGTGGGGTTCATCATCCTCGGGCTCCTGCTCGAACAAGCGGGTGGCGCCAGCCTCGACGCGCTCGCGCACGAGAAGGTGTTTCGCCCGCTGGGGCTGAAGACGCTGCACTTCCGGCCGCTCGACGCACGCAAGCTGCCCGCGTTCGACGCCATCGCCGCCACCGGACTGCGTCGACCGCGCGAGCCCGCCGCAGGGCAAGAGGGCCTCTTCACTCCGGGTGAAGTCGGCGAGGCGCGGCCCGGACAGGTCGACGACGACAACGCCTTCGCCCTGGGCGGCGTCGCTGGGCACGCGGGGCTCTTCGGCGCCGCGCAGGACGTGGCCCGCCTGGGCGCGCTCATCCTCGAGGAGCTCGACGGCGCGGGCCGGCTCGCGCCCCAGGCCGTGTGGACCGAGCTCGCCACGCGCGACGGCACCACGCCGGGCTCCACGCGAGCGCTCGGCTTTGACACGCCGTCGCTCGAAGGATCTTCGGCGGGCAGCAAGCTCGGCCGCGGCCCGCGCGGCGCGCTCGGTCACACCGGCTTTACCGGCACCTCGCTCTGGCTCGACCGCGATCGCCAGCTCGCGGTGGCGCTGCTCACCAACCGCGTGCACCCGGATCGCTCGCGCACGGGCATCGTCGCGTTTCGACCGCGGTTCCACGACGCCGTCGCCGACGCCGTCGACGCGCTCCCGCCTCCCTGAGGCTACTCGACCGCGCGGCGCGCCCAGCGGCCCACCAGCGGCAGCTCCGGCCACGCGCCGCCGCTCGCCTTCACCGCCATCACGATCATCACGATGAGGTTGGCGAAGCCCAGGAGCACCACGAAGAGCAGCATCACCACGAACCCGACGATGACGCCCACCGGCGGCTCGCCCGAGTGCTGCTGCGAGAAGCCCACCAACGACGAGAACCCCACCGCGAACCCGATGAGGATGATGGGCACCATCACCGCGATGTAGAGGAAGTGCCAGAACAGCGCCTGCAGCGCGTGGAAGCCCACGAACTTCGACTTCTCGCGCATCACGATGAAGATGATCAGCGCGGGGATGAACCCGAAGAAGAAGCCCAGCAGCCAGGCCATCAGCGCCCAGGTCTTGTCGTCGGAGGAGACGGGAGTCTCGTTCATGCTCCGAGGCTACTTCACCTCGCCCACGTAGACGTACGCCGTCCCGAAGGTGAGCGGGTGCGCCTCGGTGCGCGCGTACGAATCCGAACGCGTCATCAGATCCAGGAAGCGCTCGCCCGCAGGGAACGCAGCGCTGGTGCGCGGCAGGTACTCGTACGCCTCGCGGTTGCCGGTGAGCGCGCCGCCCACCGCGGGCATCACGTGCCGCGAGTAGAAGCGGAACGCCGCGCCGAACGGGCCGCTCGGCTGACCGAACTCGAGCACCACCACGCGCCCGCCCGGACGCACCACGCGCGCGAGCTCGCGCAGGCACTGCACCGGGTCGTCCACGTTGCGGATGCCGAACGCGATCGACGCCACATCGAATCGGTCGCTCTCGTACGGCAAGGCCATCGCGTCTGCGACCTCGAACTTCACCGCGAGCCCCGCGCGCTCCGCCTTGGCCGGGGCGCTCGCGAGCATCTCCGCGCAGAAGTCGGTGCCCAGCACCTCGCCGCCCTCGCCCACCGCGCGCTTGAACGCGAGCGCGAGATCTCCCGTGCCCGTGGCGCAGTCGAGGATCTTCTGGCCCGCGCTCGCGCCCGAGTGCCGCACCGCCGCCCGACGCCACAGCCGGTGCACGCCCATGGAGAGCACTTCGTTCGTGCGGTCGTAGCCCGGGGCAATCGACGCGAACATCCGCTGCACTTCGGCGCTCATCGCGCACCCGCCTGCAGCGAGAGCCGCGTCCCCGCAGGACCGAGCCGGCGGCCCGCCGCGAGCACGAAGCCCGCGAGCCGCGCCATGAGATCGTCGAAGAGATCGGGTGTGAGCGCCTGGGCGCCGTCGCTGCGCGCCTCGGCCGGCCGCGGGTGCACTTCGATCATCACGCCATCCGCGCCCGCCGCAGCCGCCGCGAACGACATGGGCGCGACCAACTCGGGGATGCCCGTGGCGTGCGACGGATCCACCAGCACCGGCAGGTGGCTCCGCGACTTGGCCACCGCCACGCCCGCCAGATCCAACGTGAAGCGCGTGCTGTGCTCGAAGGTGCGGATGCCGCGCTCGCAGAGCACGACGTTGGGGTTGCCGCCGTCGAGCACGTACTCTGCCGCGAGCAGCCACTCGTCCACCGTCGCCGCCATGCCGCGCTTGAGCAGCACGGGAACGCGCGTGCGACCCAGCGCCTTGAGCAGCGAGAAGTTCTGCATGTTGCGCGCGCCCACCTGCAGCGCGCCGACGAAGGGGAGCATGGGCTCGATCTGATCCTCGCTCATCACCTCCGCCACCACCGGCAGCCCGCGACGGCGACCGGCCTCGTGGAGGTGCTTCAGCCCAGGCAGCCCCAGACCCTGGAACGAGTACGGGCTGGTGCGCGGCTTGAAGACGCCCCCGCGAAGCACGCGGGCACCGGCACGCGCGACCGCATCCGCCGTGGTGTTCACCTGCTCTTCGCCCTCGACCGCGCACGGCCCGGCCACGACCACGAACTCGTCGCCGCCCACCTCGACGCCGCCGATCGACACGCGGGTGGTCTCGCGCCGCACGCCCCGGAGCACGCGCAACGCGGACCCCGCCTCAGGCTCACCAGGGAGTTGCTCGCGCATGGACGACCTGCCTCTCGAAGTTTTGAAACTTTCTGAAACTTCAGTTACAGAGAGTAGCGCAAGAGGAGGCGCCGTGCCCAGCTTTCGCGAAGCGGCCGTTTCCCCAGGGGCTTCGGGCCCGTTTCCGGGCGCGTGGGCAGCGGACGCGCTCGACGCCGAGCGCGTCCTCCCGCTCGCGGCGGCCCTGGGCGCCGACAGCTGGCTCGAGCTTCCGTCGGGCGAGGCCTGGTACGGCGTGGGCTGCGCGGCAACGCTAGTCTCGGACGCTTCGCCCTTCGCGCTCGTGGATCAGGCCGAGTCCGTGCTGGGCACGCTGCGGCAGGTGGCAGGCTCCGCCGACGCCACGCCGGCGTGGCTGGGAGGCTTTGCGTTCGATCCGGCGCGGACCTGGCCGGATTTTCCCGCGGGCCGCCTCGTCCTCCCGGCGCTCACGCTGCACGTTCGCGAGGGACGCGCGCGCTCGCTCGCCATCGGAACCGAAGATGAGGCGAAGACTCGCCTCGCGCACGCGCTGGCTTCTTCGGGCAAGCGCTCGGAGCCGCACCGCGCCCGCGTGCTGACGCTGGAGCCCGAAGTCTCGACGGAGCGCTGGGCAGAAGGCGTTCGCGGCGCCCTGCGCGCCATCGACGCCGGCGGAATTCGCAAGGCCGTGCTCGCACGCACCCTGCGCGCCAGGCTCTCCGCGCCCCTCGACGCGCTCGCCTTCGCCTCGCGCCTGCGCGCGCTCTTCCCCGACTGCGCTCGCTACGGCTTTCGCTCTGGCGACGC of Deltaproteobacteria bacterium contains these proteins:
- the ubiE gene encoding bifunctional demethylmenaquinone methyltransferase/2-methoxy-6-polyprenyl-1,4-benzoquinol methylase UbiE, coding for MSAEVQRMFASIAPGYDRTNEVLSMGVHRLWRRAAVRHSGASAGQKILDCATGTGDLALAFKRAVGEGGEVLGTDFCAEMLASAPAKAERAGLAVKFEVADAMALPYESDRFDVASIAFGIRNVDDPVQCLRELARVVRPGGRVVVLEFGQPSGPFGAAFRFYSRHVMPAVGGALTGNREAYEYLPRTSAAFPAGERFLDLMTRSDSYARTEAHPLTFGTAYVYVGEVK
- a CDS encoding serine hydrolase, with translation MTDELALRRGPWLPSIHQALNQGVAGGAFPGGACAIYLRGEKLHLSAAGDAQLVPAPVAATTDTLYDLASLTKVLATTTLTAVLAGEGKLQLDELVRKQLPAFARGGKARITVRDLLAHRSGLPAWKPYFKLAQDDAGAAPLFAGSRSPNAVQRARTLVSTAALEELPEREPGQAAIYSDVGFIILGLLLEQAGGASLDALAHEKVFRPLGLKTLHFRPLDARKLPAFDAIAATGLRRPREPAAGQEGLFTPGEVGEARPGQVDDDNAFALGGVAGHAGLFGAAQDVARLGALILEELDGAGRLAPQAVWTELATRDGTTPGSTRALGFDTPSLEGSSAGSKLGRGPRGALGHTGFTGTSLWLDRDRQLAVALLTNRVHPDRSRTGIVAFRPRFHDAVADAVDALPPP
- a CDS encoding isochorismate synthase, translating into MPSFREAAVSPGASGPFPGAWAADALDAERVLPLAAALGADSWLELPSGEAWYGVGCAATLVSDASPFALVDQAESVLGTLRQVAGSADATPAWLGGFAFDPARTWPDFPAGRLVLPALTLHVREGRARSLAIGTEDEAKTRLAHALASSGKRSEPHRARVLTLEPEVSTERWAEGVRGALRAIDAGGIRKAVLARTLRARLSAPLDALAFASRLRALFPDCARYGFRSGDAWFVGATPELLFEREGTQLTTMALAGTARRDADPDRDRTLGDALLADPKERNEHALVVEAIESALGPLSSELKLDGPHLRRLRNVQHLETTVNATLARATGTRALLEQLHPTPAVCGTPRDGARTLLRDLEPFSRGWYAGPVGFVSQGRSTFAVALRCLLARHDAATLFVGAGLVGGTDPDREWRETEAKAQAMLRALEPEAP
- the aroF gene encoding 3-deoxy-7-phosphoheptulonate synthase is translated as MREQLPGEPEAGSALRVLRGVRRETTRVSIGGVEVGGDEFVVVAGPCAVEGEEQVNTTADAVARAGARVLRGGVFKPRTSPYSFQGLGLPGLKHLHEAGRRRGLPVVAEVMSEDQIEPMLPFVGALQVGARNMQNFSLLKALGRTRVPVLLKRGMAATVDEWLLAAEYVLDGGNPNVVLCERGIRTFEHSTRFTLDLAGVAVAKSRSHLPVLVDPSHATGIPELVAPMSFAAAAAGADGVMIEVHPRPAEARSDGAQALTPDLFDDLMARLAGFVLAAGRRLGPAGTRLSLQAGAR
- a CDS encoding DUF4870 domain-containing protein yields the protein MNETPVSSDDKTWALMAWLLGFFFGFIPALIIFIVMREKSKFVGFHALQALFWHFLYIAVMVPIILIGFAVGFSSLVGFSQQHSGEPPVGVIVGFVVMLLFVVLLGFANLIVMIVMAVKASGGAWPELPLVGRWARRAVE